One Streptomyces sp. R28 DNA window includes the following coding sequences:
- a CDS encoding DNA-3-methyladenine glycosylase 2 family protein has translation MDEDTRYEAVRSRDARFDGEFFFAVETTGIYCRPSCPAVTPKRRNVRFFATAAAAQGSGFRACRRCRPDAVPGSAEWNVRADVVGRAMRLIGDGVVDREGVAGLAARLGYSARQVQRQLTAELGAGPVALARAQRAHTARVLLQTTELPVTAIAFAAGFASVRQFNGTMREVYASTPSELRAAAAPRGGRGARRAGTPSAGIPLRLAYRGPYQAGLVFDLLAREAVPGVEELAGPPGRRTYRRTLRLPHGTAIVAVQERLGGAGRRAAATRRGAPAMASAVAADSGAASLASVTVAAPAPASATHPGGWLDARLHLTDPRDLTTAVQRLRRLFDLDADPYAVDERLGADPRLGPLVAARPGLRSPGAADADELAVRALVGPVQAERLVRRYGKALDAPCGSLTHLFPEAAVLAEAEPDGPLGTLTAALADGAVRLDPGADRDEAYDALFGLPGLDARTVAVIRSRALGDPDVAPPGVDAPDSWRPWRSYAAQHLRAAGELE, from the coding sequence ATGGACGAAGACACCAGGTACGAAGCGGTCCGCAGTAGGGACGCCCGGTTCGACGGCGAGTTCTTCTTCGCCGTCGAGACCACCGGCATCTATTGCCGCCCCAGTTGCCCGGCCGTCACGCCGAAGCGGCGCAACGTGCGGTTCTTCGCGACGGCCGCCGCCGCGCAGGGCTCGGGCTTCCGGGCCTGCCGACGGTGCCGCCCGGACGCCGTTCCGGGCTCCGCCGAGTGGAACGTGCGGGCCGATGTCGTCGGGCGGGCCATGCGGCTCATCGGCGACGGCGTCGTCGACCGGGAGGGTGTCGCCGGGCTCGCCGCGCGGCTGGGATACAGCGCGCGGCAGGTCCAGCGGCAGCTCACCGCCGAGCTCGGCGCCGGCCCGGTCGCGCTGGCCCGGGCCCAGCGGGCGCACACCGCGCGGGTGCTCCTGCAGACCACCGAGCTGCCGGTCACGGCGATCGCGTTCGCGGCCGGGTTCGCCAGCGTGCGGCAGTTCAACGGCACGATGCGGGAGGTGTACGCGTCCACGCCGAGCGAGCTGCGGGCCGCCGCCGCACCGAGGGGCGGGCGTGGCGCCCGGCGTGCGGGCACTCCGTCGGCCGGCATACCGCTGCGGCTCGCCTACCGCGGGCCGTACCAGGCCGGCCTCGTCTTCGACCTGCTGGCGCGCGAGGCCGTGCCCGGTGTCGAGGAGCTCGCCGGCCCGCCCGGGCGCCGGACGTACCGGCGCACCCTCCGCCTGCCGCACGGTACCGCCATCGTGGCGGTGCAGGAGCGGCTGGGCGGCGCCGGGAGGCGGGCAGCCGCGACCCGCCGAGGTGCGCCGGCGATGGCGTCGGCGGTGGCCGCGGACTCGGGGGCGGCGTCCCTGGCGTCGGTGACCGTCGCCGCCCCCGCCCCCGCCTCCGCCACCCACCCCGGCGGCTGGCTCGACGCCCGCCTCCACCTCACCGACCCGCGCGACCTGACCACGGCCGTGCAGCGGCTGCGGCGGCTGTTCGACCTCGACGCCGATCCGTACGCCGTCGACGAGCGGCTCGGCGCCGATCCCCGGCTCGGTCCCCTGGTCGCCGCCCGGCCGGGGCTGCGGTCGCCCGGTGCCGCCGACGCGGACGAGCTGGCGGTGCGGGCACTGGTCGGGCCGGTGCAGGCCGAGCGGCTGGTACGGCGGTACGGCAAGGCGCTCGACGCGCCCTGCGGCAGCCTCACCCACCTGTTCCCCGAGGCGGCCGTCCTCGCCGAGGCCGAGCCCGACGGCCCCCTCGGCACGCTCACCGCCGCCCTCGCCGACGGTGCCGTACGGCTGGACCCGGGTGCCGACCGGGACGAGGCGTACGACGCGCTGTTCGGCCTGCCCGGCCTGGACGCCCGTACCGTCGCCGTCATCCGCAGCCGCGCCCTCGGCGACCCGGACGTCGCCCCGCCCGGCGTCGACGCCCCCGACAGCTGGCGCCCCTGGCGCTCTTACGCCGCGCAACACCTGCGTGCAGCAGGGGAGTTGGAGTAA
- a CDS encoding methylated-DNA--[protein]-cysteine S-methyltransferase: MTIPTPTVTPTHWTELDSPLGPLLLTADPATRALTSLSVPGQKGGRTVQEGWRRDPALFRAAEEQLAAYFAGELKEFQLELSTSGSEFREKVWAALDDVPYGATATYGEIAARIGASRAAVRAVGGAIGANPLLVVRPCHRVIGADGSLTGYAGGLDRKVRLLTLEGRL, from the coding sequence ATGACCATCCCGACCCCGACCGTCACCCCGACCCACTGGACCGAGCTCGACAGTCCGCTCGGCCCGCTCCTCCTCACCGCCGACCCCGCCACCCGCGCCCTGACCTCCCTCTCCGTGCCCGGCCAGAAGGGCGGCCGCACCGTCCAGGAGGGGTGGCGGCGCGACCCCGCGCTCTTCCGTGCGGCCGAGGAGCAGCTCGCCGCCTACTTCGCGGGCGAACTCAAGGAGTTCCAGCTGGAGTTGAGCACATCCGGCAGCGAGTTCCGGGAGAAGGTCTGGGCCGCACTCGACGATGTTCCCTACGGGGCTACGGCGACGTACGGCGAGATCGCCGCGCGGATCGGCGCATCGCGGGCCGCCGTTCGGGCCGTCGGCGGTGCGATCGGCGCCAATCCGTTGCTGGTCGTCCGTCCGTGCCATCGCGTGATCGGGGCCGACGGGTCGCTGACCGGGTACGCGGGCGGCCTCGACCGCAAGGTGCGGCTGCTCACGCTGGAGGGCAGGCTCTAG